Proteins encoded in a region of the Lepisosteus oculatus isolate fLepOcu1 chromosome 23, fLepOcu1.hap2, whole genome shotgun sequence genome:
- the LOC138224578 gene encoding histone H1-like, translated as MAEEVAPAPAAAPAKAPKKKSAAKPKKAGPSVGELILQAVSASKERSGVSLAALKKSLAAGGYDVEKNNSRVKLAIKSLVTKGTLVQTKGTGASGSFKLNKKQAETKTKPVKKAAAAAKAKKPAAKKPAAAKKPKKAAPKKPAAAKKSPKKPAAAKKSPKKAAKPAAAKKATKSPKKAKKPAAPKKAKSPKKAKAAKPKVAKPKTAKAKKAAPKKK; from the coding sequence ATGGCAGAAGAAGTCGCtccggcccccgccgccgcgcCGGCCAAGGCGCCCAAGAAGAAGAGCGCCGCCAAGCCCAAGAAAGCGGGCCCCAGCGTGGGAGAGCTCATCCTGCAGGCCGTGTCCGCCTCCAAGGAGCGGAGCGGCGTGTCCCTGGCCGCCCTGAAGAAGTCCCTGGCGGCCGGCGGCTACGACGTGGAGAAGAACAACTCCCGCGTCAAGCTGGCCATCAAGAGCCTGGTGACCAAGGGCACCCTGGTGCAGACCAAGGGCACCGGCGCCTCGGGCTCCTTCAAGCTCAACAAGAAGCAGGCGGAGACCAAGACCAAGCCCGTGAAGaaagccgccgccgccgctaaAGCCAAGAAGCCGGCGGCCAAGAAACCCGCAGCGGCTAAAAAGCCCAAGAAGGCGGCGCCCAAGAAGCCGGCGGCCGCCAAGAAGTCTCCCAAGAAGCCAGCGGCCGCCAAGAAGTCGCCCAAGAAAGCCGCGAAGCCCGCAGCGGCCAAGAAGGCGACCAAGAGCCCCAAGAAGGCCAAGAAGCCAGCGGCGCCTAAGAAGGCGAAGAGCCCGAAGAAAGCCAAGGCAGCGAAGCCCAAGGTGGCCAAACCCAAGACGGCCAAAGCTAAGAAAGCGGCTCCCAAGAAGAAGTGA
- the LOC138224719 gene encoding histone H2A produces the protein MSGRGKTGGKARAKAKTRSSRAGLQFPVGRVHRLLRKGNYAERVGAGAPVYLAAVLEYLTAEILELAGNAARDNKKTRIIPRHLQLAVRNDEELNKLLGGVTIAQGGVLPNIQAVLLPKKTEKPVKSK, from the coding sequence ATGAGCGGCAGAGGAAAGACCGGCGGTAAGGCCAGAGCCAAGGCCAAGACTCGCTCTTCCAGGGCCGGACTGCAGTTCCCTGTGGGCCGTGTCCACCGGCTGCTGCGCAAGGGAAACTATGCCGAGCGGGTCGGCGCCGGAGCCCCGGTGTATCTGGCCGCGGTGCTGGAGTACCTGACCGCCGAGATCCTGGAGCTGGCTGGCAACGCCGCCCGGGACAACAAGAAGACCCGCATCATCCCCCGGCACCTGCAGCTGGCCGTCCGCAACGACGAGGAGCTGAACAAGCTGCTGGGCGGCGTGACCATCGCGCAGGGCGGCGTGCTGCCCAACATCCAGGCGGTGCTGCTGCCCAAGAAGACCGAGAAGCCGGTCAAGAGCAAGTAA
- the LOC138224686 gene encoding histone H3: protein MARTKQTARKSTGGKAPRKQLATKAARKSAPATGGVKKPHRYRPGTVALREIRRYQKSTELLIRKLPFQRLVREIAQDFKTDLRFQSSAVMALQEASEAYLVGLFEDTNLCAIHAKRVTIMPKDIQLARRIRGERA, encoded by the coding sequence ATGGCGAGAACCAAGCAGACCGCTCGCAAGTCCACCGGCGGCAAGGCGCCCAGGAAGCAGCTGGCCACCAAGGCTGCCCGCAAGAGCGCCCCCGCCACCGGCGGCGTGAAGAAGCCCCACCGCTACAGGCCCGGCACCGTGGCTCTGCGGGAGATCCGCCGCTACCAGAAGTCCACCGAGCTGCTGATCCGCAAGCTGCCCTTCCAGCGCCTGGTGAGAGAGATCGCCCAGGACTTCAAGACCGACCTGCGCTTCCAGAGCTCCGCCGTCATGGCTCTGCAGGAGGCCAGCGAGGCTTACCTGGTGGGGCTCTTCGAGGACACCAACCTGTGCGCCATCCACGCCAAGAGGGTGACCATCATGCCCAAAGACATCCAGCTGGCCCGCCGCATCCGCGGGGAGCGGGCTTAG
- the LOC138224832 gene encoding histone H2B 1/2 — MPEPAKSAPKKGSKKAVTKTAGKGGKKRRKTRKESYAIYVYKVLKQVHPDTGISSKAMGIMNSFVSDIFERIAGEASRLAHYNKRSTITSREIQTAVRLLLPGELAKHAVSEGTKAVTKYTSSK, encoded by the coding sequence ATGCCTGAACCAGCGAAATCCGCTCCCAAGAAGGGCTCCAAGAAAGCCGTGACCAAGACGGCCGGGAAGGGCGGCAAGAAGCGCAGAAAGACCAGGAAGGAGAGCTACGCCATCTACGTGTACAAGGTGCTGAAGCAGGTGCACCCGGACACCGGCATCTCGTCGAAGGCCATGGGCATCATGAACTCGTTCGTCAGCGACATTTTCGAGCGCATCGCCGGCGAGGCCTCCCGCCTGGCGCACTACAACAAGCGCTCCACCATCACCTCCCGGGAGATCCAGACCGCCGTGCGCCTGCTGCTGCCCGGAGAGCTGGCCAAGCACGCCGTGTCCGAGGGCACCAAGGCCGTCACCAAGTACACCAGCTCCAAGTAA